The Halarchaeum grantii genome contains a region encoding:
- the rpoA2 gene encoding DNA-directed RNA polymerase subunit A'', producing the protein MTEITDDIEAVVEDTELPRRLKDRVYDTIEDREGVDTENANYIAKAVEAQYKSSRVDPLDPVGTVSAQSIGEPGTQMTMNTFHYAGVAEIDVTQGLPRLIELVDARKNPDTPMMTVHLEDEYATDRERAHEVVWNIEATKILALGDISTNVADMIVSIDLNEDTLAERWPTVESTTEIAGEIADTIQDNLGVAVTQSGTVLEFGPEEPSYRELLQLVEQLREIVFKGIEDISRVVIRKEETENGEEFVLYTEGSAFKKTLKIEGVDASRTTCNNIHEVHKTLGIEAAREAIIDETMTTLEEQGLDDVNIRHLMLVADIMTNDGTIQSIGRHGISGNKDSVLARAAFEVTVNHLLDAAIYGEADDLDGVIENVIVGKPVRLGTGDVDLRMGTTSD; encoded by the coding sequence ATGACCGAGATCACAGACGACATCGAGGCCGTCGTGGAGGACACCGAACTCCCGCGCCGGCTGAAGGACCGCGTGTACGACACCATCGAGGACCGCGAGGGCGTCGACACGGAGAACGCCAACTACATCGCGAAGGCCGTCGAGGCCCAGTACAAGAGCTCGCGAGTCGACCCGCTCGACCCCGTCGGGACGGTGAGCGCGCAGTCCATCGGTGAGCCCGGGACGCAGATGACGATGAACACCTTCCACTACGCGGGCGTCGCGGAGATCGACGTCACGCAGGGCCTCCCGCGACTCATCGAGCTCGTGGACGCCCGGAAGAACCCGGACACGCCGATGATGACCGTCCACCTCGAGGACGAGTACGCGACGGACCGCGAGCGCGCCCACGAGGTCGTCTGGAACATCGAGGCGACGAAGATCCTCGCGCTCGGGGACATCTCGACGAACGTCGCGGACATGATCGTCTCCATCGACCTGAACGAGGACACGCTCGCGGAGCGCTGGCCGACGGTCGAGAGCACGACCGAGATCGCCGGCGAGATCGCGGACACCATTCAGGACAACCTCGGCGTCGCGGTCACCCAGTCGGGGACCGTCCTCGAGTTCGGTCCCGAGGAGCCGAGCTATCGCGAGCTCCTGCAGCTCGTCGAGCAGCTCCGCGAGATAGTCTTCAAGGGTATCGAGGACATCAGTCGCGTCGTCATCCGCAAGGAGGAGACGGAGAACGGCGAGGAGTTCGTCCTCTACACGGAGGGCTCGGCGTTCAAGAAGACGCTGAAGATCGAGGGCGTCGACGCCTCCCGGACGACGTGTAACAACATCCACGAGGTCCACAAGACCCTCGGCATCGAGGCGGCCCGCGAGGCCATCATCGACGAGACGATGACGACGCTCGAGGAGCAGGGCCTCGACGACGTGAACATCCGCCACCTGATGCTGGTCGCGGACATCATGACCAACGACGGCACCATCCAGTCCATCGGCCGGCACGGTATCTCCGGCAACAAGGACTCGGTGCTCGCGCGTGCGGCCTTCGAGGTCACCGTCAACCACCTGCTCGACGCCGCCATCTACGGCGAGGCCGACGACCTCGACGGCGTCATCGAGAACGTCATCGTCGGGAAGCCGGTCCGCCTCGGAACCGGCGACGTCGACCTCCGCATGGGCACGACGAGCGACTGA